In one Heteronotia binoei isolate CCM8104 ecotype False Entrance Well chromosome 1, APGP_CSIRO_Hbin_v1, whole genome shotgun sequence genomic region, the following are encoded:
- the TAF5L gene encoding TAF5-like RNA polymerase II p300/CBP-associated factor-associated factor 65 kDa subunit 5L produces the protein MKRVRSEQIQMAVSCYLKRRQYIDSEGPPKQGLRLCQSAEEMAANLTVQSESGCANIVSAAPCLAEPQQYEVQFGRLRSFLTESDSQHSHEVMPLLYPLFVYLHLNMVQNGLKSTVDSFYSRFHGMFLQNVSQKDIIEQLQTTLTIQDVLSNFKLRAFLDNKYVVHLQEDSYNFLLRYLQSDNNSALCKVLSLHIHLDVQPAKRMDYQLYASGGSSRSESNGLEPADMPASILQNEAALDILQDSIKRVKDGPPSLTTICFYAFYNTEQLLNTAEISPDSKLLAAGFDNSCVKLWSLRSKKLKSEPHLVDVSRIRLACDIMDEEDEDDDNVGTELKILRGHCGPVYSTKFLSDSSGLLSCSEDTSIRYWDLGCFTNTVLYQGHAYPIWDLDISPCSLYFASGSHDRTARLWSFDRTYPLRIYAGHLADVDCIKFHPNSNYLATGSTDKTVRLWSTQQGNTVRLFTGHRGPVLSLAFSPNGKYLASAGEDQRLKLWDLASGILYKELRGHTDNITSLTFSPDSSLIASASMDNSVRVWDIRNSYCNAPIDGSSSELVGVYTGQMNNVLSVQFMACNLLLVTGIAQENQEH, from the exons TTCAATCGGAATCAGGTTGTGCCAACATTGTCTCTGCAGCACCTTGCCTAGCAGAGCCACAACAATATGAAGTACAATTTGGGCGACTGCGCAGCTTTCTTACAG AATCAGATTCTCAGCATAGCCATGAAGTGATGCCTCTCCTATATCCCCTTTTTGTCTACCTCCATCTCAACATGGTCCAAAATGGCCTAAAGAGCACAGTGGACAGTTTCTATAGTCGCTTCCATGGTATGTTCTTGCAGAATGTCAGCCAGAAGGATATCATTGAGCAGTTACAGACCACCTTAACTATTCAGGATGTCCTCTCCAACTTCAAACTCCGGGCATTTTTGGACAACAAGTATGTTGTCCACCTTCAAGAAGACAGCTACAACTTCCTCCTTCGCTACCTCCAAAGTGACAACAACAGTGCTCTTTGCAAAGTTCTCTCCTTGCACATTCACTTGGATGTGCAGCCAGCCAAGAGGATGGACTACCAGCTGTATGCTAGTGGTGGTTCATCACGCAGTGAAAGCAACGGCCTGGAGCCTGCTGACATGCCTGCTTCCATCCTGCAGAATGAGGCAGCCTTGGACATACTGCAGGACAGCATCAAAAGAGTCAAAGATGGGCCTCCTTCACTCACCACCATATGCTTCTATGCATTCTATAACACCGAGCAGTTGCTAAACACAGCAGAGATCTCACCAGACAGCAAGCTGCTTGCTGCTGGCTTTGATAATTCATGTGTGAAGCTATGGAGCTTGCGGTCCAAGAAGCTGAAATCTGAGCCTCACCTTGTAGATGTGTCTCGAATCCGTCTGGCTTGTGACATCATGGATGAGGAG gatgaagatgatgataatgtGGGCACAGAACTGAAGATACTCAGAGGGCACTGTGGACCGGTGTATAGCACAAAGTTCTTGTCAGATAGTTCAGGACTTTTGTCCTGTTCTGAAGACACATCCATCAGATACTGGGACCTTGGATGTTTTACAAACACTGTATTGTACCAAGGACATGCCTACCCTATCTGGGATTTGGACATCAGTCCCTGCAGCTTATATTTTGCCAGTGGTTCCCATGACCGCACAGCTAGACTCTGGTCATTTGATCGGACGTACCCACTGCGGATATATGCAGGCCATTTGGCAGACGTGGACTGCATTAAGTTTCACCCCAATTCTAACTACTTGGCAACAGGATCCACGGACAAAACAGTACGTCTGTGGAGTACCCAGCAAGGAAACACCGTACGGTTGTTCACAGGTCACCGTGGCCCTGTGCTGTCACTTGCATTTTCTCCGAATGGTAAGTATTTGGCTTCTGCAGGTGAAGACCAGCGGTTAAAGCTGTGGGACTTGGCCTCTGGCATTCTTTACAAAGAACTGAGAGGACACACAGATAATATCACCAGCCTTACTTTCAGTCCAGACAGTAGCTTGATTGCTTCTGCATCAATGGACAACTCTGTTCGTGTTTGGGACATTCGGAACTCTTATTGCAATGCCCCCATAGATGGCTCCTCCAGTGAGCTAGTTGGTGTATATACTGGACAGATGAATAATGTACTAAGTGTACAGTTCATGGCCTGTAACCTCCTTTTAGTGACTGGAATTGCACAAGAAAATCAAGAACATTAA